Within the Rosa rugosa chromosome 2, drRosRugo1.1, whole genome shotgun sequence genome, the region ACTAATATAAAGTTATTATAAACTCAACTTTAACTATATTGCTGTTCAATCATACCGTTTGCCCAATATCCTCTGATTTCTTTACCCAAATTCATACTTCCATTGTACTCCCAATACCTAAAATATAAAATGAAATGATCATTCACAATCCCAGCCACTAGCATAAATTAATAATCGATAGTATTGCCAACTTAGTGAATGAGAATCAATAGCAATAATTGATCAAACAATTCCAACCTTCTACTAGTCCAACCAAAAATCTCAGATTCTCAAATTCATGAAATGATAACAGTCGAGAATATCCCAAGCAGACTCCGACGTTCTACATCTCCACCATCAAGAAGTCAAATTCTTtatttcatattttcattgTAATCATTGAGAACAAAACATTGATAAAAACAAGAAGAGAGAAATTCAAGAAAAAGCTTCTAGCTTTGGGATTGACCAaacaaaattgaattaaagtaacaGAAAAGTAGAGGGGGTACGTATATGAATAGAGATTATAAGTTGTTGACAAAAGAATCATATGAGAGATATCTAGTCACATGCACAAACATGTATTTTCTACCGACTTATGTACGAGCCATGTATGATGAGCACATGGACAACACAAATACACGAATTCGTCCTCCAAGTAAAAGATAAACTACAATACCAATAAACATCACTCTTTTAATTAGCTTATACAGTTCTATAGCTATGAATTAGCACATCAACCACCAAATCTTTATGTGATGAAAGTTTTTTAAGATAGTGAATTACATCACTAGAACAACACTAATGAGTCACATACGTCTACCATTAATTTCCTCCCAAGATCTCACATGGTACCAATTTGTTCCATCAGACTGCACAGACATTTAGCTTCACGACAGAATCTAAAAGCTTTGTTGGTTTCATTACAAAAAGCAAGACAATTTATGTGATATACACATACAAAAGCTTGCTGCATATGAGTGTTGTGTGTTGTGTAGAGGCCACAATGGCATGAACAAATTACGTTAACTAATTCTTTAACTGCATATCTTAGCAGTTAGCGCACAGGCTCTGTCATACAAAACTTTCTCTCAGCTTGAGCAAAAGAAGCGTTAAACTCGATGTGTACTTGGCTTGATTAGGATAAGTTAGTGGCACAAACAACGTGAACAAAAATATATCATGCCATGTTTACTTATTTGAAATGAATATGAGACACTGTTCGTTGTTAAGCCATACGTACATTTCCCTTATGTTATAAATCCTTCTTTTCAAACAGAAATAAACTGGAGTAACTGATGCCTTGAACCATCCATTgtatcaaaaacacaaaacaatatactgaagaaacaaaattaccaaaataatttagggaagaattaaaaaaaaaaaaatctactgtATCTATATAACGAATCAATTAAATGACTACAGAAATAATCAGTatctgcaagtctgcaacaCTAGTCTACGGATCCCCAGTTACATCTTAAGATATCAAATGATAACCGGGCGGCGCCAAATTCAAGTCCAGATTCAGGCACGACACCCTTTTACTACTATTCGATTTCTTCAACACCGGCACCGCCGCCGCCCTAATCCGCTCCGCCGCAGAACTCATAACGTCTCTATGTCTCCTCATGTGTCCCCCAAGCGCCTGCCCGATTGGGAATTCCATCCCGCAGATCGGGCACTCGTGCGCCTTGGGCTTCGCCGGCAACGAAGGCTGGGCCAGCTGTAAGAGATCCGCGGCACCACCGTCTAGTTTCGGCTTCTTGTGGCTCGCTCTGTGGCCTCCGAGGGCCTGGAACGATGAGAACTCCCGGTTACACGTCTTGCAAGCAAAGACGCGGCCGGAGGAGTTTTGTTCTCTGATTGAGGAGGAATGGTTCCGATCTACTTTGGACAGTAGCATCAAGCAATTGACCAAATCCTGGGTTTGCTGCTCATCTTCTCTTGCTCTCTTCATTTTGTGGGTGTGAAATTGTGAGTGAACGTTATTGCTGAGTTGCATGGAAGTGAAGGAAGGGAGTCGTTTATATAGGGGGTTCGAGTCGGTGGGGGCAGCTAAGTATGACTAATAGTGACAGCTAAGTATGTTCTATTGAAGACTTGGGGATTAAGTAACGGAGTACGTTTTGCGTTTTAGTGAGATTCTGAATAGAGCCGTTTTTGTGGGCCCGGGTTTGCGTCATGGCGTTGGTGGAGTACTCCAACTTCGTGAAGGGGTCGTTTTGGGCAACCCGCAACCTAGTGGGAAATTGGTAGTGCTTTGACCATTCTAGACTTCTAGATACTAGGAATTGAAGCCGCAGCCAAGGCGCGTGTAAAAGTAAACTTAGCTTCTATGAAAGCTAATCAAAATTTTGGACCCCTCCTCTTTTTGATTTGTTAGGtccaaggttttaaatttctctgaaaCTATTGAAATTTTCATCGAAATTTCCGTGATTGagaagtaccgaaacgaaagtcatatgctatatcatttccgtcagaaGTTCTCCaaaatttttcttaattttccgtacatttctgcgaaattcttaatttttgaaatatctacacacaaaatatatttaaaaattcacaccgaaattttgtccgaaattttttcaaaatttctgtgaaatttgTATGCCACTGAGGCACCAACAACGAAGTTTTTTACTCAGATtttcatagagaaaatatgaaattttgatttttttttccaatcaagttgaatacaacaaaaaaacCTTTTTGCATTTATCTACTAccaaaatcattttcaaaatttatgTACTTtggagcagtattgtatgatactaaatggaaGCAGTTTAACCATATggatcgaaccacatcgtagtagctCTTATTATTGATActttatattgtttttgttgtacttgtttattttcattcacggagttttggtattacgtcctcccctcccccccccccctcccggattgtatttttctaattattGGTGAAAAATGTGTGATGACcaagcctcccactgggttccaaccataaaataaaaaaataaaaaatgtaaatcacattcacattatcaatatacaacacaattataattacatatagataaaaacactagtttagcaacctactaAAATACTGGTTAATTACTCgtccatattaaatatcacaattctattataaatgtataattttagaaagactacattgtaaataggtttattataggttagtttactctatgtaaaagtttcattcaaaaaaatcattttataaatgcaattaatgtgatttctttattttaaccaaaatttccaccgaaatcgaaactttctccgaaatttccttaaatttgaagtaccaaaatcgaaattgaaaccgaaatttgaaaccttagTTAGGTCCCAACATGTCTTCAATGGGAGATGTCAAAAGccaaatttaattttaaaaacGATATGACAAATTATCTTTACTAATTTCCAAGCTCTGTTTGAAATGTAAAATGATAATAATGTTAGTTCAAATGAGTGAAAGGGATTGATACTGGTGTTAAATATATGTCCGTTGGAATATCGGTTGTCGAGCACAAACAATAAATTATGAATAATGACTAGCAATGAATTATGAATAATAACCGTTGGACAGAAATCTACTCATTGAACAACTTAGCAACTAAATGACAATAGTGTGACTTCAAACAGATCACGTGAATTATCTTTATACACACCGCTGGTAACATTCGTAagtttcaaaactttaagtttCGATAAACTTTAATTTTTCTCTTGACTACAATTATATTGCACATGAAAATACATCATTTGTCAGAAATGCTCACATATCAACATTTCCAATAATACGAATGTTTTCATTCTTCACGCTTCAAAGCTGACAAGATGAATGCGCACATTAGATCGAGTTTAGAACTTGTAGGTGAAATTCCTAATCCTAACTTGACTAAACTTTTTTGCAATGTTTCTAACCACTTGAGTCCATTAATCTCAAGCCTTTGGGATTTTGATAGAGACCCCGTTTAGAATTGGCAGGATTTTCTTAGTAGCTAGGGACCAAAAACGAAAATGAAGATGCTTATTAACTTTCTTAGACGTGACCCTTGACTTTCTCTGCCACTAATGGTCGTCCTTCAAAGTCTATTCATGTGGTAACATTCTTATGTTCCTTCTTgtatcacaaattcacaatccGATCCTTTTCTGTTCTGGTCTGCGAATTATAATCCGTATGCAGCGCGTGGACAGTTATGATGTCGTTGTGGAGTTTTTGGGCTTTATCCACAAAAACAAaagtcaaaaaagaaaagagaaggttCCCGGTGGGAAGACGCAAAAGGAGGAGACAAGTACAGGAAACGTGCACCGCAAGCACACAAGTAAGTAGTGTCGTACTATCAAATCTACGCGGCCCATCTCAATCACATTCACAATCAAAACTAGTCGGTGATTGTCCTCCTAATTACTTctaagttgttttttttttttttttttttttttttttttttttttttaaaaaaaaattttaagagaaaaaataaattacaactTGAAACTCCTAATACAACCTGATCTAAACTTGTCAAAGTTAAAAGCTGACAAAGCATAAAGAGGCAGTTTCTCCTCCCACGTAGTTGGAGTCTTCAACAAATGACCTTGATTCGTGATTGCATCCGCAACAAAGTTTGCTTCCCGTGTAATGTGATTAAAAGAGTTATCTTCAAAGCTAGTAGCAAGATTGTAGATGTCCCTTACTAAAGTTCGGAGCCGCCAAGAAAGAATACATTTCTTGTTGATAGCGTCAATTATCAGTTTTGAGTCACCTTCTACCATTAGCTTTCTGCAATTGAGGATAAAAGCATGGTAAAGGCCGTCCCGTACAGCATTTCCTTCAGTAATATGAAGCCAATGTTTCTTGAACCAGCAAAAACAGGAGCACCATCTTGATCTTGGATGACAAACCCAGCAGCTGTATTTTTGTTATCAGCAACCAAGCCATCAAAATTTAGCTTCAAATAACCCTCAGGAGGAGGCTTCCAACAAATGGAAGAGGGATAGTGATCTGGCATTCTAAGTTGCTTTGTAGATGAAGATTAGGAAGCGCAGTTATTATAGTATATTTGTAGATCATTTTATTAATTGCACCGATAATTTTGTAAAGTTCCAAGAGTCAATAGTGAAGATGTTATATATTGTCAATATATAAGGGAGATGTCTGCTAATTACTTAAGGAACAGTTTTTTAGGGATTATGAAGGATAAGTTATCTGATGGCTGAAACAAATACACAATTTTAGCTTTAAATTTAATAAATGTTGCTGAGATGCACTTGTTTCTCACAGTTTCTTAGAACTTCTCATCAGGTGAGCATGATTGTTAGTGATATAAGGAAGATCAAATTGCAGATCACCTCCACATCGGATAACTTTCTCTGctggaaaaaaatgaagaacttGAAGAAAAGTAAAAGGAACAAGATCCAAAAAGGGATTAAAGGGGTTGTCATCCAAAGAGTGAGCAATCCCTGGTTGCACGATCGGAAATTTTTTCCATGTATGGGAGCAAGGAAGTCCCGGTTAACATGAACGTTCAAAGAACATATTTACAAACGACGGCAGAAGGCATAAGATAAAGATCGTTGAAAACGGCGATGCCCAATGATAGATTCGGATTTGAGAAAGTAAAGAATGATCGATTTCGAGAATTTCCGGTCTAGTGTCAAGAGGATCCCACAGAGACAGACACAAacgaaataaaaagaaaaacaagcatGCTCTATGATCGATTATTTTTATGCCAACAATTTTCCTACTACCGATTTGAATGTCAATTGTAGAATAAGGAAgtagggtctcccgcagaggacttATGGAACTAATTGTAAGACTTTCCGAGTTTAGGAGTTGATTGTGAAGTTTGTAAAGACAATTGaaagtaaataacaaataatgaaattgcTTAAGATTGAGAATCAATAGAGAAGCAGAAGTCAGGGAATGTATCCACCACCAATCAATCAAGTATGCAAACCATGTTTAACCTAGTCTTATTTATCTATGGATGAAGACGCTCAAGTTAACCCAACGCCTGAATTAACCTATTGTTTTTCCTTACTTGTATGCTAGGTGAGAGACGCTCTACACCTAACCTATTTCCTAAAATGCAACCTAGGTTGATGCAACTCTAGAtttaacacaaagaaatcattaagattaagaaaaacgagACATCACAAGACATCATGAGTACAACGCGTCTCAATTAATCTAGGAACCTAATCACTCGCCTTATAGAAAATTTACTACTCTAGAACTTTCAACAGAACCTTCTTAAAAGGAACAGGCAATGATCATTCATAGCAATAGAATCCTAAACATACAATCTAAGTTAGCCACCAAAGAAAGCACATAAAGAAATCATCAATGTAAAAATAGTAATTAGGTTCTCATCCCTTGaataaacaaaaactaattaaatgTCATAGCATGGCATACAATCATGATTTGGGGCTTCAACATGCCCTAACTACGTAGAATTTAGTTGCACATGGTTTGAATTGGAAGCACAAAAGGATTCATAAGCAAAGTAAAACAgacaaaaccctaaaaatcaaGTTGGAAAAGTCGTCAGAACGACTGGTCGGCGGGATCTGCCGACTGGTCGGTGGATGGCTGATCTGCTTTATTCTGCTCGGGTTTCTTGCTTGATTCTCGCGCGTAAGAGTCTTTTCGTTAGCTTTTCTAGCCTTTTTATAGTGCTCTTGAGTCCTCCCTCATTCCTTTTTGGTTTGAGAGTCCTTAAAGTGTAGAGAAAATCAACTTCTTAATTCTCTGATTGAATTAGGATTTCTCCACATCACTTTGTCCAATGAGAATTCCTCATGTCATCATCAATATCTCTGCGAATATCTCCATGGATTGGGCTTCTCGTTCCGTCAAGGTCTTCTGCTTGGGCTAGGACTTCAAGCTTTTCCTTATTTGCGCATCTTTCCTCAATATTATcttctttttgtatatttgctctgaaaaacctaataaacacaaaagtaaataaataaagagaaaatagaataaactaacaaagattaATATAGGCATTAACCATATACACGTCgcataaaatgctcctatcaaatacccccacacttaagcTTTGCTAGTCCCTAGCAAACAACTAGACACTAAGTACCCAAGACACGGATCTATTGTCTTCCAAACTTCTCAGAGAACTTTTAACACCCACACATATGGTCAACAAGATTCAAGCTTACTTGAAATTAAATTCAAAATCAGACTTAAGGGCTAATTTACTTTGATAACCATCATGCTCAAAACATAATACAAAGATAATTAAaaccaatgcaacaaaagaaaacccaacaTCTTCATGTTTCAAACAAGCTTCAACTTAATTTCTCACAAAGatgctctcaatttcttttctctcatgattttctgacttGAATGCACACGATCCTAAATATTGCTACGTGAGAGAGATGATAATATAAGACCACAAAAAGCTCACGTAGATATCATGACAATAAAAGCTCTTtctgaatatatataattttttttttcaaagatttCACGAATGATACTAGCATATGACCAAATGAACCCAAGGCGTAGGCTCATCTCCATGCACAAATCTCCACAGACCAACTGTCGTCCCCAATGATCAAATAGGTCTTTATttcaaggttgtaatggggccaagggttGAGGTTAAAAGAAAGAACGGTATGGGAAATAACAAAGATTCTAAGGAAATTAGCAGAGCGCTATAAACGATATGAGAGATGTAAGAACTTTGATATCTCCTCAAAGCAATCAACATAGAACACATGAAGCAAATAGTAATAATTTTTTCCAAGGCCAAACGTCATCTTTttgggcctttgcttcattCTAACCCTCAACAATTACAAAGTAAGATGTATCGAATCCAAGAAAGTATTTGCTTTTCgattcttttgatttttcttttcttcgaaAAAGCACTTCcttcttctattttttcttcttctccggctat harbors:
- the LOC133732683 gene encoding zinc finger protein ZAT12-like, with the translated sequence MQLSNNVHSQFHTHKMKRAREDEQQTQDLVNCLMLLSKVDRNHSSSIREQNSSGRVFACKTCNREFSSFQALGGHRASHKKPKLDGGAADLLQLAQPSLPAKPKAHECPICGMEFPIGQALGGHMRRHRDVMSSAAERIRAAAVPVLKKSNSSKRVSCLNLDLNLAPPGYHLIS